A single region of the Triplophysa dalaica isolate WHDGS20190420 chromosome 15, ASM1584641v1, whole genome shotgun sequence genome encodes:
- the ptp4a2a gene encoding protein tyrosine phosphatase type IVA 2a, whose product MNRPAPVEITYECMRFLITHNPTNSQLTKFTEELKSFGVQTLVRVCEATYDKTPVEKEGIEVLDRPFDDGCSPPDQIVDEWLNLLKCKFKEEPGCCIAVHCVAGLGRAPVLVAIALIECGMMYEDAVQFIREKRRGAFNAKQLMYLEKYKPKMRLRFKDANGQNCCVQ is encoded by the exons ATGAATCGTCCAGCTCCAGTCGAGATCACCTATGAATGCATGAGGTTTCTCATCACCCACAATCCCACCAATTCACAGCTGACCAAGTTTACAGAG GAACTGAAGAGTTTTGGAGTGCAGACGCTTGTTCGGGTTTGTGAAGCGACTTATGACAAGACTCCAGTGGAAAAAGAAGGCATTGAAGTTTTG GATCGACCTTTTGATGATGGCTGTTCGCCCCCTGACCAAATTGTTGATGAGTGGTTAAATCTcctgaaatgtaaatttaaggAGGAACCAGGCTGTTGCATTGCAGTACATTGTGTTGCTGGATTGGGCCG AGCTCCTGTATTGGTGGCTATAGCCTTGATCGAGTGTGGGATGATGTATGAAGATGCTGTCCAGTTTATTCGAGA gAAAAGGCGTGGGGCTTTCAACGCCAAACAACTGATGTACCTTGAAAAATACAAACCCAAGATGCGTCTGCGCTTCAAGGATGCCAATGGTCAAAACTGCTGCGTTCAGTAA
- the gjb9a gene encoding gap junction protein beta 9a — MNWSGLESLISGVNKYSTVFGRVWLSVVFVFRVMVFVVAAQRVWGDESKEFVCNTKQPGCNNVCYDHTFPISHIRLWALQLIFVTCPSLLVVAHVKYREEKDKKYLTDHKGTHLYANPGKKRGGLWWTYLLSLVIKILVDVTFLYILHYIYKGYDLPRLVKCSLDPCPNTVDCFISRPTEKKIFMQFMVISSVICILMCICEMVYLIGKRIVKNCTKPQERPERCKRVDPTRSSNQSLSSRKSKETKLDKIAI; from the coding sequence ATGAACTGGTCTGGACTAGAGTCTTTAATCAGCGGGGTCAATAAATACTCCACGGTGTTTGGCCGTGTGTGGCTGTCCGTGGTGTTTGTGTTTCGCGTGATGGTTTTCGTGGTGGCGGCCCAGCGCGTTTGGGGCGACGAGAGCAAAGAATTTGTGTGCAACACCAAGCAGCCAGGCTGCAATAATGTCTGTTATGACCATACCTTCCCCATATCTCACATCCGTCTGTGGGCTTTGCAGCTCATCTTCGTCACATGCCCGTCGCTCCTGGTTGTAGCCCACGTCAAATACAGAGAGGAAaaggacaaaaaatatttgaccGACCACAAAGGCACCCACTTGTATGCCAACCCAGGGAAAAAACGTGGGGGTCTTTGGTGGACCTACCTTCTGAGTTTGGTCATCAAAATATTGGTAGATGTCACATTTCTATATATTCTTCATTACATATATAAAGGCTACGACCTTCCCCGCCTTGTTAAGTGCTCGCTGGACCCGTGTCCTAATACGGTGGATTGCTTCATTTCCCGGCCTACGGAGAAGAAGATCTTTATGCAGTTTATGGTGATCTCCTCTGTGATCTGCATCCTCATGTGCATCTGTGAAATGGTTTATCTCATCGGAAAGCGAATAGTGAAAAATTGTACGAAGCCCCAAGAACGTCCAGAGCGTTGTAAGCGAGTTGACCCCACGAGATCCAGCAACCAAAGCTTGAGTTCACGGAAATCAAAGGAGACCAAATTAGACAAAATTGCCATTTAA